The following proteins are encoded in a genomic region of Planctomycetaceae bacterium:
- a CDS encoding TolC family protein: protein MIASGVLLLAGCSTPAAWQETVGNDTSAIDRVAARVDQPATEIHTAAMSQAPLTARDQIRLDEISYVDVSLDEVLRVAMTNSDVLRELGGTVLRHPEIMYSRFSNSLQVTDPRFSPEAALSAFDAQLKASAFFSNNDQIFNNPFFAGGITNFRQDLNEYNIELSKRTATGSRFALRSISKYDSNNAPGNTFPSAWDTYLEGELRQPLLQGGGLQFNRIAGPGSSPGVYNGILLARVSADRTQAEFEVAVRDYVSNVVNAYWDLYYSYRDLDARSRAMQRSLEVWNRVRSRQQSDLDSGAREYLAREQYYRFRTEVDEALSGRLVQGTQNRNGSTGGTVRGASGVQVAERRLRLLTGMAITDGQLLRPSDEPLLADVVFDWDAVMHEALNRRPEIRRQQLQVRRREMELLAARNFLNPQLDAVGRYRFRGFGHDLVNYDGLQSSTAPSSAAGSLTTGDLQEWYLGVEYTVPLGFRKAHLAVTNSELMLSRERIILREQQREVVHDLSNAITDASRAYEACRNCMNRYLAAHELLQAYEARDQNDIEIDVDRLLDAQRRVAEAEIRYFQSRTEYAVALKNVHLEKGSLMAYSDLEILDGEVPVVTEPVTGTEQSDAGQADTEPPARSTTAPDEAREPEPTELDDSVE, encoded by the coding sequence GTGATTGCATCCGGGGTGTTGCTGCTGGCTGGCTGCAGCACTCCAGCCGCCTGGCAGGAAACTGTGGGAAACGACACATCAGCGATTGACCGAGTCGCGGCAAGAGTCGATCAGCCGGCCACGGAAATTCACACCGCCGCCATGTCCCAGGCTCCGCTGACCGCGCGGGATCAGATCCGGCTGGACGAGATCTCCTACGTGGACGTGTCGCTGGACGAAGTCTTGCGAGTCGCCATGACGAATTCCGACGTGCTGCGCGAACTGGGCGGCACGGTCCTGCGGCATCCGGAAATCATGTACTCGCGATTCTCCAACAGCCTGCAGGTGACGGACCCGCGTTTCAGCCCGGAAGCGGCTCTCAGCGCATTCGACGCGCAGCTGAAGGCGTCCGCGTTTTTCAGCAACAACGACCAGATCTTCAACAATCCGTTCTTCGCCGGAGGCATCACGAACTTCCGGCAGGATCTGAACGAGTACAACATCGAACTTTCGAAGCGCACCGCCACGGGTTCCCGGTTCGCGCTGCGTTCGATTTCGAAATACGACAGTAACAACGCTCCCGGTAATACGTTCCCCAGCGCCTGGGACACGTATCTGGAAGGCGAACTCCGTCAGCCGCTGTTGCAGGGCGGCGGACTGCAGTTCAACCGAATTGCCGGTCCCGGCAGCAGTCCCGGAGTTTACAACGGCATCCTGCTGGCCAGGGTCAGCGCCGATCGCACTCAGGCGGAATTCGAAGTCGCCGTGCGTGACTACGTCAGCAACGTGGTCAATGCGTATTGGGACCTGTACTACTCTTACCGGGATCTCGACGCGCGTTCGCGAGCGATGCAGCGGTCACTGGAAGTCTGGAATCGGGTTCGATCACGGCAGCAGAGTGATCTGGATTCCGGAGCTCGTGAATACCTGGCCCGAGAACAGTACTACCGGTTTCGGACGGAGGTCGATGAAGCGCTGTCCGGCCGGCTGGTGCAGGGGACTCAGAATCGCAACGGCAGCACCGGCGGAACCGTTCGAGGGGCAAGCGGAGTGCAGGTTGCCGAACGCCGGCTGCGTTTGCTGACGGGAATGGCGATCACGGACGGACAACTGCTGCGCCCATCCGATGAGCCTCTGCTGGCCGATGTCGTGTTCGACTGGGACGCCGTGATGCACGAAGCGCTGAATCGCCGGCCGGAAATTCGCCGACAGCAGTTGCAGGTTCGTCGCCGGGAAATGGAACTTCTGGCGGCTCGCAACTTTCTCAACCCGCAGCTCGACGCCGTGGGACGCTACCGTTTTCGCGGATTCGGGCACGACCTGGTGAATTATGACGGCCTGCAAAGCAGTACGGCTCCGTCTTCGGCCGCGGGCAGTCTGACCACCGGAGATCTTCAGGAATGGTATCTGGGCGTTGAGTACACGGTTCCGCTGGGATTCCGGAAGGCTCACCTGGCCGTCACGAACTCCGAACTGATGCTGTCGCGCGAACGGATCATTCTTCGCGAACAGCAGCGCGAAGTTGTCCACGACCTGAGCAACGCGATCACCGACGCGTCACGAGCATACGAAGCATGCCGCAACTGCATGAACCGGTACCTGGCGGCTCACGAACTGCTGCAGGCGTACGAAGCCAGAGACCAGAACGACATCGAGATCGACGTCGACCGACTGCTGGACGCTCAGCGCCGCGTCGCCGAAGCGGAGATCCGCTACTTCCAGTCGCGCACCGAATACGCCGTCGCTCTGAAGAACGTTCATCTGGAAAAAGGTTCGCTGATGGCCTACAGCGATCTGGAGATTCTGGATGGCGAAGTTCCTGTCGTGACGGAACCCGTGACCGGCACGGAACAGTCCGATGCGGGTCAAGCCGACACCGAGCCGCCCGCCAGGTCGACAACAGCACCGGACGAAGCCAGGGAACCGGAGCCGACGGAACTTGACGATTCCGTCGAATAA
- a CDS encoding sugar phosphate isomerase/epimerase family protein: MNPSRRQFLAAAAAATTATIAASHVAASGASAASAAAQPTEFSYCLNTATIRGQELGIEQEVRVTAEAGYNAIEPWIGSLRKFVESGGVLKDLRSLISDSGLTVESAIGFAQWIADDEAARMKGLDEARRDMEMLREIGGTRIAAPPVGAHNDGPKLDLMVVADRYRALLEIGDETGVVPQLEVWGFSRNLSRLGESVAVCVEAGHPKACLLPDVYHIFKGGSDFAGLSLLSDSAIQVFHMNDYPSEPSRQEMNDSHRVFPGDGVAPLADILNMIGGHGRKVVLSLELFNRDYWQRDALEVAKTGLQKMQSAVASIQPANA, from the coding sequence ATGAACCCCAGTCGCCGCCAGTTCCTTGCCGCCGCCGCAGCCGCAACCACCGCAACGATTGCCGCGTCGCACGTTGCCGCGTCCGGAGCTTCCGCCGCGAGCGCCGCCGCCCAGCCGACGGAGTTTTCGTACTGTCTTAACACCGCCACGATCCGCGGCCAGGAACTGGGGATCGAACAGGAAGTGCGCGTCACCGCCGAAGCCGGTTATAACGCCATTGAACCGTGGATCGGCAGTCTGCGGAAATTTGTGGAAAGCGGCGGCGTCCTGAAGGATCTGCGATCGCTGATCAGTGACAGCGGCCTGACCGTCGAAAGCGCGATCGGATTCGCTCAATGGATTGCCGACGACGAAGCCGCTCGAATGAAGGGGCTCGACGAAGCTCGTCGAGACATGGAGATGCTGCGCGAGATCGGCGGGACTCGCATCGCGGCGCCGCCGGTGGGCGCTCACAACGACGGACCGAAGCTGGACCTGATGGTCGTCGCGGATCGCTACCGAGCTCTGCTGGAAATCGGCGACGAAACCGGCGTCGTACCTCAACTGGAGGTCTGGGGCTTCAGCCGCAACCTTTCTCGACTCGGTGAATCCGTGGCCGTCTGCGTTGAAGCGGGACATCCAAAAGCCTGCCTGTTGCCGGACGTGTACCACATCTTCAAGGGCGGCTCTGACTTTGCCGGCCTGTCGCTGCTTTCGGATTCGGCCATTCAGGTGTTTCACATGAATGACTATCCGTCGGAACCTTCGCGGCAGGAGATGAACGATTCGCACCGCGTGTTTCCCGGCGACGGCGTCGCTCCGCTGGCCGACATCCTGAACATGATCGGCGGCCACGGTCGCAAAGTGGTGCTTTCACTGGAACTGTTCAACCGCGATTACTGGCAGCGCGATGCGCTTGAGGTTGCAAAGACCGGGCTGCAAAAAATGCAGTCGGCCGTCGCGTCGATCCAGCCAGCCAACGCCTGA
- a CDS encoding DUF3472 domain-containing protein: protein MLRICVLLTVLTSTLPAEEIRVPAFTSYVDPDGDGARVSEKRGVTQWTDPGTEIVWFGRFQHTGKLTATVELRLPAGMTSMLQLTVGQHSRQAEVTGQGDSLVTAEFGAFNIADTGYQSFRLRSMNSEGHANGDIEALVLDGPATTDSHFNLKPRRNAASVHLFYPIPNDTQISAFYCEMTGLEDPLWSYYMACGWHRGYFGMQVNSPTERRIIFSVCDSGNEAVDRSKVAAEDRVTLFDKGEDVFSGDFGNEGTGGHSHLKFPWVTGAKQRFLVTAEPVDETHTIFAGYYFRPDTQQWMLISSWKAPKEGGYLRGLYSFSENFVGRNGHVLRKALYGNQWIRAADGTWRELTTARFSHDPTGREDRLDRFMGIEDGQFFLSHGGYVEGQTEFGNTFERPATGDSPAGMKLPPLPAPRRSTE from the coding sequence ATGCTTCGGATTTGCGTATTACTGACCGTGCTGACTTCGACCCTGCCGGCCGAGGAAATCCGCGTTCCGGCTTTCACGTCGTATGTCGATCCCGACGGCGACGGCGCGCGAGTGTCGGAGAAACGCGGCGTCACTCAGTGGACCGATCCGGGAACGGAAATCGTGTGGTTCGGCCGGTTTCAGCACACGGGGAAATTGACGGCCACGGTCGAACTCAGACTTCCCGCAGGCATGACATCGATGCTGCAGCTCACCGTCGGGCAGCATTCCCGCCAGGCGGAAGTGACTGGTCAGGGTGACTCGCTGGTGACCGCAGAGTTTGGTGCGTTCAACATCGCAGACACGGGGTACCAGTCGTTTCGGCTGCGATCCATGAACAGTGAAGGCCATGCAAACGGTGACATCGAAGCGCTGGTGCTTGATGGTCCCGCGACCACGGATTCTCACTTCAACCTGAAACCCCGGAGAAACGCGGCTTCGGTTCATTTGTTCTATCCGATTCCGAACGACACTCAGATATCGGCGTTCTATTGCGAGATGACGGGGCTGGAAGATCCTCTGTGGTCGTACTACATGGCCTGTGGCTGGCATCGGGGCTACTTTGGAATGCAGGTGAACAGTCCCACAGAACGCCGCATCATTTTTAGCGTCTGTGACAGCGGCAACGAAGCCGTTGATCGCAGCAAAGTCGCGGCGGAAGATCGGGTGACACTTTTCGACAAGGGCGAAGATGTGTTTTCCGGCGATTTCGGAAACGAGGGCACCGGCGGGCACAGCCACCTGAAGTTCCCCTGGGTCACCGGCGCAAAGCAGCGGTTTCTGGTAACCGCGGAACCCGTCGACGAAACTCACACGATTTTCGCCGGCTACTATTTTCGGCCGGACACGCAGCAGTGGATGCTGATTTCAAGCTGGAAGGCACCGAAAGAAGGCGGCTATCTGCGCGGCCTGTACAGCTTCAGTGAGAACTTCGTCGGCCGAAACGGCCACGTGCTTCGCAAAGCTCTTTACGGCAATCAGTGGATTCGTGCCGCAGACGGAACGTGGCGGGAATTGACAACCGCCAGGTTCAGTCACGATCCGACCGGCCGGGAAGACCGACTCGATCGATTCATGGGAATCGAAGACGGTCAGTTTTTTCTGTCGCACGGCGGGTATGTCGAGGGACAAACAGAATTCGGCAATACGTTCGAACGTCCCGCCACCGGTGATTCTCCGGCCGGAATGAAACTTCCGCCGCTGCCCGCGCCGCGGCGATCCACGGAATAG
- a CDS encoding DUF3365 domain-containing protein, whose translation MLRTVPQSVAGARSVPPQSLPRNIPGQSEGAIMRRNPSAAIPVIAVLLLNGCGREASTTSPPSATSGSVAAPDKAVDSVRQIDSVEQLSASQQEQHTTALAARDALFTRLSGRLTSVIEQNGPAAAIDVCRAEAPAMAEQVKQEFGVDIGRTSFRLRNSMNPAPDWATDFVTEQVDSPRLVALADETLGVLLPIRLQQKCVVCHGTEDQIPADVQAALKRQYPGDQATGFHENDLRGWFWVEVPAPAADGAPE comes from the coding sequence ATGTTGCGGACTGTTCCGCAGTCCGTCGCCGGAGCGAGGAGCGTTCCCCCACAGTCACTTCCCAGGAACATTCCCGGACAGTCCGAAGGAGCCATCATGCGTCGCAACCCGTCTGCTGCAATTCCTGTCATCGCTGTGTTGCTGCTGAACGGCTGCGGGCGGGAGGCTTCGACGACGTCGCCGCCGTCGGCAACCTCCGGCTCGGTCGCTGCACCGGACAAGGCGGTCGATAGTGTTCGGCAGATCGATTCTGTCGAACAGCTTTCGGCGTCGCAGCAGGAACAGCACACCACAGCTTTGGCTGCCAGAGACGCATTGTTCACCAGGCTTTCCGGTCGGCTGACAAGCGTTATCGAACAGAACGGGCCGGCCGCCGCCATTGACGTGTGTCGCGCGGAAGCTCCCGCTATGGCGGAACAGGTCAAACAGGAATTCGGCGTCGACATCGGGCGAACGTCGTTCCGGCTGCGCAATTCCATGAACCCGGCCCCCGACTGGGCGACGGATTTCGTGACGGAACAAGTCGATTCGCCGCGGCTGGTCGCTCTGGCGGACGAAACGCTGGGAGTGCTGCTGCCGATCCGTCTGCAGCAGAAGTGCGTCGTCTGCCACGGCACCGAAGATCAGATCCCCGCCGATGTTCAGGCCGCGCTGAAGCGGCAGTATCCCGGCGACCAGGCCACCGGATTCCACGAAAACGATCTTCGCGGCTGGTTCTGGGTCGAAGTCCCCGCGCCCGCGGCAGACGGCGCGCCGGAGTAG
- a CDS encoding phospholipase A2, which produces MRTLTILAVMACCVRAEAQRPDLAACPCGPDWIVGADRALIPQDWYGANFRPACNRHDACLNAGCDSRGRCDRQFRRDLLASCRNSARPGECRRVSNIMYRAVRSYGGRDLSPYEQQAAINRLREANARYGRNPYPGYAGYGW; this is translated from the coding sequence ATGAGAACATTGACGATCCTTGCGGTAATGGCCTGCTGTGTCCGCGCGGAAGCTCAGAGGCCGGACCTGGCCGCGTGTCCCTGCGGACCGGACTGGATTGTGGGAGCCGACCGGGCACTGATACCGCAGGACTGGTACGGCGCAAACTTCCGTCCGGCCTGCAACCGGCACGACGCGTGCCTGAACGCCGGCTGCGACAGCCGAGGACGATGTGACAGGCAGTTTCGGCGAGACCTGCTGGCCTCCTGCCGAAATTCCGCACGACCGGGTGAATGTCGACGAGTGTCGAACATCATGTACCGTGCCGTTCGCTCATACGGCGGACGCGACTTGTCGCCGTACGAACAGCAGGCGGCCATCAATCGCCTGCGAGAAGCGAACGCTCGCTACGGAAGAAATCCCTATCCGGGCTACGCAGGCTATGGATGGTAG
- a CDS encoding BON domain-containing protein, giving the protein MTITSLLNAGRRVSDRTLSAPQPVSDFADNLRQHVTLSEPDSPRSADDDRLLETIQQSFRRSGFGELQRVAVGVSRGNVWLRGQVPSWHLKQIAQQSVLAIPDVDRLTNDVQVSSEQSPIGSAC; this is encoded by the coding sequence ATGACGATTACCTCACTGTTGAACGCCGGCCGAAGGGTGTCTGACAGGACGCTGTCCGCACCGCAGCCGGTAAGCGACTTCGCCGACAACCTTCGACAGCATGTCACTCTTTCTGAACCGGATTCGCCGCGAAGTGCCGACGACGATCGACTGTTGGAGACAATCCAGCAGTCGTTTCGCCGATCCGGCTTTGGCGAACTTCAGCGCGTGGCGGTCGGAGTCAGCCGCGGAAATGTTTGGCTGCGAGGTCAGGTGCCAAGCTGGCATCTGAAGCAGATAGCGCAGCAATCCGTGCTGGCGATTCCTGACGTGGACCGCCTGACGAACGACGTGCAGGTGTCCTCCGAACAGTCCCCAATCGGTTCAGCCTGTTGA
- a CDS encoding SdrD B-like domain-containing protein — translation MAGITIYLDLNDNALLDGTGEISLEPDNYPNMDVSNVLPEVTLTAEYGSGQTSPVGTIQVPSGTTSTGQYAFTYDADGTTWSKSSQFPARMKVELNGSVPSVSLDFTAATANTAGLLQAFDAAGNLIASKTTGVLALNQFGTVTIFAPGMAYLYATSANAGSVVLDNLRLTTEIEPFAVTDAVGDYTFTDVPAGDYVVREVVPDGYRKTFPVTEIPRLFAIDFNPSSPSRIVEVDPQTGLTLASFVPAVGAITLTSGLAFDGNSLFLVDANTDTLYKLNPDTGAVLGSLGLDATGRWDGVAALNGSIYVNDPFADVIEVVDPVTMTLTSTIQLSAGGNFNPFGGLGELPDAAGGQLVGAVGSSNQVALLNPADGSVNSTFTHAPVSNGDNFGITSVSGEIYLGFNDLSGTVLVYAPDGTLIRSFQTGFDMSGLGGGGGADGSHRITVGSSPTITGLDFGNIRATGSISGTKFEDTNANGVRDSGENPVSGVTVYLDSNDNGMLDAGELFDVTDTGGNFLFMNLPTGDYTIRELVPAGHVETAPGNRPAFFYGVDAGPDNLVTIDAATGQVSTIGALGANIHGLTVTRNGELYALSGTNTDGLYSVDPATGQATLIGAVGRNAAWGLAYDPLTDTLYGAGSTTGGNGLMAFDRATGAGTVIGPGNPGMTATSGVSFDPVRRKFLLFDNADDEFYEFDLTNGVATLLSVANPAFNAYGFATFGSEFVMPTQNATGLMIVDPITGAQSPLLSLSQVTGLDALEYVAATDGAYRVTVLADRIQQDLNFGSYQPSAGVVTSDTRISNTAGSFTAVLENFDQFGAAVTSVGDLDHDGIPDLVVGAPGDDDGGPSRGAVYVLFLNADGSVRSHQKISDSEGGFGGVLGHGDEFGRSLAKLGDLNGDQVVDIVAGAPGDDDGGTDRGAVYTLFLNPDGSVKSAGKIGDASGPFAGSLDDSDGFGTSVASIGDLDGDGVRDMVVGAPFDDDGGTDRGAAYVLFMNANATVKALQKISNTSGNFTAALLDGDSFASSVAGVGDLDADGVPDLAVGASGDDDGSADGGAIYVLFLNSDGTVKSHQKISSTTGGFSAALDVSDQFGSSITAIGDLDGDYVTDLVVGALGDDDGGTDRGAAYVLLMHTDGTVKSQQKVSDTQGSFTGALNNADNFGAAVSYAGDLNGDGVSELVVGIPGRDDGGANRGAISVLQVAGVTRMQVRDLQVSSTSWSAAFRDTSDGAPAGSGAGIGYSVLTGAATQTKPLPWSNIRRLVVTFSQDIDAGSVVANGNVSIHAVNSSPSISQINVVGNQMIIDLNAALPVDALRLEIQDTVLSVSGDPLDGDFVNQVDSVSGGPAPQGHPANDFNFHFVVNPGDANRSGLVNISDAVLVFQNFLAQPGGAGYSLFADMNGDAILNISDAVIVFQHFLAMPPTSFPGLFGPGFASSEWYPAPPTAPPSVPTTASSGSAGTYQSSRTSTQTAALAASPEPASPPDSDLQVLDEVLSESVDDLLTP, via the coding sequence ATGGCGGGAATCACCATCTACCTGGACCTGAACGACAACGCCCTGCTTGACGGTACCGGAGAAATCAGCCTGGAACCGGACAACTATCCGAATATGGACGTTTCAAACGTGCTTCCGGAAGTCACGCTGACCGCCGAATACGGCTCCGGACAAACGAGTCCCGTAGGCACCATTCAGGTCCCTTCCGGAACGACTTCGACCGGGCAGTACGCGTTTACCTACGACGCGGACGGCACGACGTGGTCGAAGTCCTCACAGTTCCCGGCACGGATGAAGGTGGAACTCAACGGTTCCGTTCCGTCCGTGAGTCTGGATTTCACCGCGGCGACAGCGAATACCGCCGGGCTGTTGCAGGCGTTTGATGCCGCCGGAAACCTGATTGCGTCCAAAACAACCGGCGTGCTGGCGCTGAATCAATTCGGAACCGTCACGATCTTTGCACCGGGGATGGCGTACCTGTATGCAACATCGGCAAATGCCGGTTCTGTGGTGCTCGACAATCTCAGGCTGACGACAGAAATCGAACCGTTCGCCGTCACCGATGCGGTCGGAGACTATACCTTCACAGACGTCCCGGCCGGCGACTACGTTGTGCGGGAAGTGGTTCCGGATGGCTATCGCAAGACGTTTCCCGTTACGGAAATCCCCCGGCTGTTTGCCATCGATTTCAATCCGTCCAGCCCGTCACGCATTGTGGAGGTCGATCCGCAGACTGGCCTGACGCTGGCGTCCTTTGTACCCGCCGTCGGGGCGATCACCCTGACCAGCGGCCTGGCATTTGACGGAAACTCCCTGTTTCTGGTCGATGCGAACACGGACACGCTGTACAAGCTGAATCCGGACACCGGTGCAGTGCTCGGTTCGCTCGGACTGGACGCCACCGGACGCTGGGACGGCGTCGCGGCGCTGAATGGTTCAATCTATGTCAATGATCCGTTCGCCGACGTCATTGAAGTCGTCGACCCGGTCACAATGACGCTTACAAGCACGATTCAGTTAAGCGCCGGAGGCAACTTCAATCCGTTTGGAGGTCTCGGTGAATTGCCGGACGCTGCGGGCGGTCAGCTTGTCGGTGCTGTCGGATCCTCAAACCAGGTCGCTCTGCTGAATCCTGCGGACGGATCGGTCAACAGCACATTCACACACGCACCCGTCAGCAACGGTGACAATTTCGGAATCACAAGTGTCAGCGGGGAAATCTACCTGGGCTTCAATGACCTGTCCGGTACCGTGCTGGTATACGCTCCCGATGGAACGCTGATCCGCAGCTTTCAGACTGGTTTTGACATGTCAGGTCTCGGCGGCGGAGGCGGCGCTGATGGCAGCCATCGCATCACGGTTGGTTCCTCGCCGACGATCACCGGACTCGATTTCGGCAACATTAGAGCCACAGGTTCGATCAGCGGTACAAAGTTCGAAGACACGAATGCCAACGGCGTTCGTGATTCCGGTGAGAACCCCGTGTCGGGAGTGACTGTCTACCTCGATTCAAACGACAACGGAATGCTCGACGCCGGTGAACTCTTCGACGTGACCGATACCGGCGGGAACTTCCTGTTTATGAATCTGCCGACAGGCGACTACACGATTCGCGAACTTGTCCCCGCCGGTCACGTGGAGACCGCACCGGGGAACAGGCCGGCGTTCTTTTACGGTGTTGACGCCGGCCCGGATAACCTGGTCACAATCGATGCCGCCACCGGCCAGGTCAGCACGATCGGTGCGCTGGGTGCGAACATCCACGGGCTGACGGTCACTCGCAATGGCGAATTGTACGCGCTGTCAGGAACAAATACGGATGGTCTCTATTCTGTCGATCCGGCTACCGGCCAGGCGACGCTGATCGGTGCCGTCGGGAGAAACGCCGCGTGGGGACTGGCGTACGATCCGCTCACCGACACGCTTTACGGAGCCGGTTCGACGACCGGCGGCAACGGACTCATGGCTTTCGACCGGGCCACCGGCGCGGGAACCGTGATCGGTCCGGGAAACCCCGGCATGACCGCTACCAGCGGCGTGTCATTCGATCCCGTTCGCCGCAAATTCCTCCTTTTTGACAACGCAGACGATGAGTTCTACGAATTCGATCTGACGAACGGCGTCGCCACATTGCTGTCCGTGGCAAATCCGGCATTCAACGCATACGGCTTTGCAACGTTCGGATCAGAATTTGTCATGCCCACACAGAATGCCACCGGCCTGATGATTGTTGACCCGATCACTGGGGCTCAGTCGCCGCTGCTGTCGCTGTCACAGGTCACCGGTTTGGACGCTCTGGAATACGTCGCCGCGACTGATGGAGCGTATCGCGTCACCGTCCTGGCTGACCGGATTCAGCAGGATCTGAACTTCGGCAGCTACCAGCCTTCCGCCGGAGTCGTGACGTCTGACACGCGAATCAGCAATACGGCCGGAAGCTTCACAGCCGTTCTGGAAAACTTCGATCAGTTCGGTGCCGCCGTCACATCCGTTGGTGACCTGGACCATGACGGAATACCGGACCTGGTGGTCGGTGCCCCCGGCGATGACGACGGCGGTCCGTCTCGCGGGGCCGTCTACGTTCTGTTTCTGAATGCCGATGGCTCGGTCAGGTCTCATCAGAAGATCAGTGATTCCGAAGGCGGGTTCGGCGGCGTGCTCGGTCACGGCGACGAATTCGGTCGCTCGCTGGCCAAACTCGGCGACCTGAACGGCGATCAGGTCGTCGACATCGTCGCGGGCGCCCCCGGCGATGACGACGGCGGAACCGATCGCGGTGCGGTGTATACTCTGTTTTTGAATCCCGACGGAAGCGTGAAGTCAGCCGGGAAAATCGGTGACGCCTCCGGTCCGTTTGCGGGATCGCTGGACGATTCGGATGGCTTCGGCACTTCCGTCGCCAGCATCGGCGATCTCGACGGCGACGGTGTCCGCGACATGGTCGTTGGCGCGCCGTTCGATGACGACGGCGGCACAGACCGCGGAGCCGCGTATGTGCTGTTCATGAACGCCAATGCCACAGTAAAGGCGCTTCAGAAGATCAGCAATACATCCGGCAACTTCACCGCAGCGCTGCTGGACGGTGATTCCTTCGCGTCATCGGTGGCAGGTGTCGGCGATCTCGATGCCGATGGTGTCCCCGATCTTGCCGTGGGAGCATCCGGGGATGACGACGGAAGCGCCGATGGCGGCGCCATCTACGTGCTGTTCCTGAACTCCGACGGAACCGTGAAGTCGCACCAGAAGATCAGCAGCACGACCGGCGGCTTTTCGGCGGCACTGGATGTCAGCGATCAGTTCGGAAGCTCGATCACTGCGATCGGCGATCTGGACGGAGACTACGTGACGGACCTGGTCGTGGGAGCACTGGGCGACGACGACGGCGGAACCGATCGCGGAGCAGCCTACGTGTTGCTGATGCACACCGACGGGACGGTGAAGTCTCAGCAGAAGGTCAGCGATACTCAGGGAAGCTTCACCGGAGCGCTGAACAACGCGGACAACTTCGGAGCCGCCGTTTCGTACGCAGGCGACCTGAACGGCGACGGCGTCAGCGAGCTGGTCGTGGGAATTCCCGGTCGAGACGACGGTGGCGCCAATCGCGGTGCGATCTCCGTGCTGCAGGTTGCCGGGGTCACGAGGATGCAGGTGCGTGACTTACAGGTCAGCTCCACGTCATGGTCTGCAGCTTTCCGCGATACGTCGGACGGCGCGCCGGCGGGTTCCGGCGCGGGAATCGGCTATTCGGTCCTGACCGGTGCGGCAACTCAGACAAAGCCGCTGCCGTGGTCGAATATCCGGCGATTGGTGGTGACGTTCAGCCAGGACATTGATGCCGGCTCGGTCGTCGCCAACGGCAACGTTTCAATTCATGCCGTCAACTCGTCACCGTCAATCAGCCAGATCAACGTCGTCGGAAATCAGATGATCATCGATCTGAATGCCGCGCTGCCGGTCGACGCGCTGCGACTGGAGATCCAGGACACCGTGCTGAGCGTCAGTGGCGATCCGCTGGACGGCGACTTCGTCAACCAGGTCGACTCAGTTTCCGGCGGACCGGCTCCCCAGGGACACCCCGCGAACGATTTCAATTTCCACTTCGTTGTTAATCCCGGCGATGCCAATCGCAGCGGACTGGTCAACATCAGCGACGCGGTGCTGGTGTTTCAGAATTTTCTGGCCCAGCCCGGCGGCGCTGGTTATTCCCTGTTCGCGGACATGAACGGTGACGCGATTCTGAACATTTCCGATGCCGTGATCGTGTTCCAGCACTTTCTGGCGATGCCGCCCACGTCGTTTCCCGGTTTGTTCGGTCCGGGCTTCGCGTCGTCGGAGTGGTATCCGGCACCGCCGACAGCACCACCGTCAGTTCCGACTACGGCATCATCCGGGTCGGCGGGAACCTATCAGTCTTCGCGGACCAGCACTCAAACTGCAGCGTTGGCGGCCAGCCCTGAACCCGCGAGTCCCCCGGACAGCGATTTGCAGGTTCTGGACGAAGTGCTGTCAGAGTCCGTTGATGACCTGCTGACGCCGTAA